A stretch of DNA from Cryptococcus neoformans var. neoformans JEC21 chromosome 13 sequence:
CCTATGCCGCCTAGAAACGGCCAGCGAGCAATCAATCTCCTTTTTTGTTCTGTCGTTCTACTTCATTTCCTGCTCATTACAATTCACACCCCGCCCATAGCCGCTCCGCCAAAGTACTATGTCCCCACCTCAAGGAAAGGGTGTACCGGTTCCTAACCTTGGCCTGAAGCACgagtcaaagaagaagggacatGTCATGCAGAGCTCATTGGAACTTGTTTTCAGTTGTACGTATCGAAATTTGTTCTCGGTACGCGGCGATATGCTAATAAATAGCGAATAGATTCTCGGTCACAGCAAATGCATTATGGATCACGATCAGCTCCCTCTTTCCTAGACGACAGTTCATTTCGAGGCGATCAAtttgatgttgatgactACGATGAGGATCAAAATTACAACGATATCTACGACGGGATAGAGAGAACTGGAGAGGAGCAGTTTGAAGGTAGAGATTTGAGTGGCAGATTGGAAGATCTGAAAGTGGCTGGCGCTATTTCTGAAGcaaatgaagatggtaGCACGCAAGAAGAGCTTGGACAAGACTCGCACATTACGAGACGATCATCCGACGAACCGGCGTTCTTCCACTCCGACTCTGTGCCTATATCACCCATTTCCCAACTTCAACCGTCGGTGAACCAAGGCGCCAAAGTAAACACACTCCTTCCAGATGGTATCGGGCCGATTCAAGGGCTCTTTTTGGCTGCTATGCCATCTCCCCGACTTGCACCCGTTCTTCCACATCCCGGATCGCTCGACACTTCATATTGTACAGAGGCGGGACCATCATCTAATCCACGTACATCCAAGCGATGGAACAGTCATAGTAGGGGTGATTCGAACCCGATGGAGATTAGAGAATCTGCTGCTCTAgtatcttcatccccacAATACCATGGCAAAGGCAAGAGTGCAGAGAATCGGCCTTTGCTGGATGGTCGGCCGACAGAAGGGTATGCTTCGATACAGTCGCAAAAGGAGATAAGACGAAAGTCAAATAGAAGAAAGCGAAGCGAAGATGGCCAGAGCACAGAAGGACAAACCGTAAGTCTGATCCTCTctatctctctctcccacaCTAAAACCCGCTTGTTCTATCTCCAGCTGTTCAACGCGACGGCAGTACTAGTTGGTATAggtctcctctcccttccacTTGCTTTCGCATATGCCGGATGGATAGGAGGTACGATCATGCTTCTCGGCTTCGGGTGGCTGACTTGCTATACGTATATTTTGTTCTCATCTACTAACTTTACCGGAACACTAATCATGAGGCTCGTCATAGGGCGAAGCTACTGGCGAGACTGATCAGAGCCGACGGAAGAATGATGGGATATACAGACATTGGTCTGCGAGCTTTCGGCAGTTGGGCGGGTGCGGGTATAAATCTATTGTAAGTGGCGGTCATATCAATCACTGAATGATTATGCTGATTACAGGGTAGATTCTGCATGGAGCTCTTTGCATTAGGGTACATTTCATCGTCTCGTCTTGTAATGATGGTATACTGACAACAGGCTCTAGTGTTGCCCtagttcttcttttcggAGACACACTCAACGTTCTCTACCCTTCAATACCATCAAATGTCTGGAAGCTCGTTGGTTTCTTCATGTACGCTCCACCGAGTTTTCACCAGTGTTCACACCCTTGGTTTGCTAACGCCCTTTTGATTGACAGTATCGTGCCCACTGTtctgcttcctctccgtcttctgtcactcccttctctcctttcctcaatctcctcctttttcctcatcataGTTCTTCTCGTCGACGGTTTTCTGCCTTCCCCTGAGCCCTCATCGGCTTCGACCGgctctctcctccacccctcACCAACCAGCCTTTCTCCTGAATGGTCCCGTGGTAACTGGTTGGGCGGAATAGGGCTTATTCTAGCCGGTTTTGGAGGCCACGCAGTGATGCCCAGTTTGGCGAGGGACATGAAGCGGCCAGAGAAATTTGATGGGATCGTTAATTGGGCATTTGTAAGTTTCGCTATTGTCTCTTCCTATCCTCTCTCAAACTCGGTGTGACCATATAACAAACTTTTTTTCGTTTTCTGACTCGGGATTTGACACAGGCGATAGCAACTGGCATATCTTTCACAGCAGGTGCCGCTGGGTATCTTATGTTCGGTGAGACCGTATCTGACGAAGTATGTCCCTCCAGCTCTCATTTTTTCCAGGATGGTTCCCTAGGCTGATGAGATGTTGCAAAATTACCTAGGTTACGAAAGACCTGATGCGAGAGAAGTATCATTACCCTCGAATACTCAATATTGTGGCTCTATGGATGATTGTCATCAACCCCCTTACAAAATTTGGGCTTTCCTCTCGTCCTGTGAGTGTTAATTTATTTTATGTTCGCCTTTTCTTGAGAGCTAGGCTCCATTAGTATGGGATCAAACGCTAATGGATAGCTCTCTCTTGCAGCTCAATCTGACAATCGAAGGAATACTTAGGATatccccttctccaccaccgtccctcttctctccctttgATGGTGGACTCGAATCAGCGCTCGGGTCGGGTGCACCAGAGACAAGCCAAGTTAATTTTCCCAAACGTCGCGATCGGTCATCTTTCTCTACTCGCAACGATCCCCGCACATCCCGTCGACCGTCTGCCCTCACCTCTCCATCCAACTCTCGCCCCTTTCCTCAGTCCCAATCTCAGATAGTCGCCTTCGAGCAATATGTCTCTAAAGAAcgcaagaagagatggctGCGAATGGTGTCGCGAGTGGTCATTACCGCTCTCTGTGTGGGTGTCGCTGTAGTCTTGCCGGGTTTCGGACGTGTGATGGCCTTTTTGGGAAGTTTCTCCGCATTTATGATTTGTATCATCTTGCCTGTACGTCCTCATCTGCgttttcaccatcctccctCCGGAACTCAAAACTAACTTTTGTTTTTAAAAAGCTCCTATTCTACATCCGCCTGTCCCCCACTCTCCTTCCAACTTGTCCCCCGTCGCCCCATTCGCTCACATTCCCACCGACTGCCCGCTCGCAACCAACGTCAAAATGGGCCAGCGAGAAATTTACGAATGCGATACACTGGGTATTGGTAATCGCCAGTACGGCGCTGATGATAGCCGGGACTATATGGGCGTTCTTGCCAGGAAGTGGGCATGATGAGTTGGAAACGTAGCGGTTTCGAGGGCATAGAAGGGCTGTAACAGTTGTAGCAAGTGTTTCGTTTTGATAGTTGTATTTTTCAAATCAGGTCTCGCATTTTACTTTGCTGCTTTTGGTTAGAGATAAGGATTAGAAATTATATAAGGATCTATAGACGAATCTGAAACGTGGTAGAATCCATTCGCGATTGACTTGGCCTGGAGGTATCTTAACCCTGTTGTTTTACTTCCCTGAGCGAAAACCTGGCGAAAAACATAACGGAACTCTTCTCGTCTGTTTTCCTCCAATCTCTTGAAACAGAATAGCTATCAGAGTTGACGAACAAAATCATCACCGCCTAGCGAGTTCTCCATTCATCCCTTGTGTTTAATAAGCTTTCCCTATAACTGATTATCTCCATCCGTATCTTTCATCCATCAAGCTGTATACATACGTCAAGGTGAGTCCAACTGAGCATCCTTTTGTGGTTCATATTCCTTTCCAATGAATTAGGCCATAGATGCTATTTCATATGCTTTGCAATTTGCTATAAAAAATCTGCCAGTGTTAGGTTTTCTAGCATCTTTTCACGTCTTGACTCGAATTTCAATGGTGAAAAACCGACTGTCTCAAGGACATCTCGCTTACTCCAGGTTTTATTCCCAATCATTTCCGAGTCTCGCTCAATTCTCACTCTCACGTTCGTCTTCAGTCCAAGACGTAATTGCCACATTTCCCAACATCTTGCCGATCCGATTGCGCATCTCATCAGTTTATCCAGTACTCTCCAGATGATCCATACGCAATTGGTCGTGATCTTTGCTCTCCGTTGTCTGATCTGTATGCATACCCTCGGCACCATTCCCCTGATGTCCAAAACGCAAAATTCTACACTTTCTacatttcttttcttggcACCGTATTGAAAAGATTTTGAGGGTTATCTCGCGGTTAATCCGCTTGAAGATAGGGATGAATGGGTTGAAAGATTGTGGGGGAGATTACGATAAAGGGCGggataaggagaagaatgagtGTCGTCTTATTGAGCAGGTCGGACCTTCAAATCAGACAAATCGGCTTGGGAACCGACGGCGATAGAGTGGGGGGATGCTTGTTCGAATGAGCTACGCAGGAAAATGTTAGTTGTCATTCTGCTTTTTCACCATGTCTGGTCGCGATGCCGGGGTGGgtcctctctcttttttctc
This window harbors:
- a CDS encoding amino acid transporter, putative, with product MSPPQGKGVPVPNLGLKHESKKKGHVMQSSLELVFSYSRSQQMHYGSRSAPSFLDDSSFRGDQFDVDDYDEDQNYNDIYDGIERTGEEQFEGRDLSGRLEDLKVAGAISEANEDGSTQEELGQDSHITRRSSDEPAFFHSDSVPISPISQLQPSVNQGAKVNTLLPDGIGPIQGLFLAAMPSPRLAPVLPHPGSLDTSYCTEAGPSSNPRTSKRWNSHSRGDSNPMEIRESAALVSSSPQYHGKGKSAENRPLLDGRPTEGYASIQSQKEIRRKSNRRKRSEDGQSTEGQTLFNATAVLVGIGLLSLPLAFAYAGWIGGTIMLLGFGWLTCYTAKLLARLIRADGRMMGYTDIGLRAFGSWAGAGINLLFCMELFALGVALVLLFGDTLNVLYPSIPSNVWKLVGFFIIVPTVLLPLRLLSLPSLLSSISSFFLIIVLLVDGFLPSPEPSSASTGSLLHPSPTSLSPEWSRGNWLGGIGLILAGFGGHAVMPSLARDMKRPEKFDGIVNWAFAIATGISFTAGAAGYLMFGETVSDEVTKDLMREKYHYPRILNIVALWMIVINPLTKFGLSSRPLNLTIEGILRISPSPPPSLFSPFDGGLESALGSGAPETSQVNFPKRRDRSSFSTRNDPRTSRRPSALTSPSNSRPFPQSQSQIVAFEQYVSKERKKRWLRMVSRVVITALCVGVAVVLPGFGRVMAFLGSFSAFMICIILPLLFYIRLSPTLLPTCPPSPHSLTFPPTARSQPTSKWASEKFTNAIHWVLVIASTALMIAGTIWAFLPGSGHDELET